A genomic region of Oryza glaberrima chromosome 1, OglaRS2, whole genome shotgun sequence contains the following coding sequences:
- the LOC127782771 gene encoding uncharacterized protein At3g27210-like, producing MGSCASVHKDLGFPKKLFLASSPTKEKKAANGKGGGGGVSVDLKRKEQQQAAAAGVGVRSPGSGSKDEMFFDSRAWLDSDCEDDFYSVNGDFTPSRGSTPNYQPRTQTVMSNVFVPDNVQNSKSPEPSPTGRRKLAELLQEAMQNGSEDSTDASVPDISKNEKQQFQPVSAAVKPVSESSSACSTEPTPIREAKNRKEKAWYTGRCCLPAFVHTLDLDERRQKMTPGPCAV from the exons atgggttcTTGCGCTTCGGTTCACAAGGACCTCGGGTTCCCCAAGAAGCTGTTTCTTGCGTCGTCGCCTACCAAGGAGAAGAAGGCCGCGAACGGgaagggtggcggtggcggtgtgtCTGTTGATCTCAAGCgaaaggagcagcagcaggcggcggcggcaggggttGGCGTCAGGAGCCCCGGTTCTG GTAGCAAGGATGAAATGTTCTTTGACTCGCGGGCATGGTTAGATTCTGATTGCGAGGACGACTTCTACAGTGTGAATGGAG ATTTTACTCCGTCTCGTGGCAGCACTCCAAACTACCAACCCAGAACACAAACAGTTATGAGCAATGTCTTTGTACCTGATAATGTACAGAATTCCAAATCACCTGAACCTTCTCCAACTGGAAGGAGAAAACTAGCCGAGCTCTTGCAGGAGGCGATGCAGAATGGTTCCGAAGATAGCACCGATGCATCTGTTCCAGACATCAGCAAGAATGAGAAGCAGCAATTCCAGCCTGTTTCTGCAGCTGTGAAGCCAGTATCTGAGTCCAGCTCCGCGTGTAGCACAGAACCGACGCCGATCAGAGAAGCGAAGAATCGCAAGGAGAAGGCGTGGTACACCGGTCGCTGTTGCTTGCCGGCTTTTGTTCATACCCTAGACTTAGATGAGAGGAGGCAGAAGATGACCCCTGGGCCTTGTGCTGTTTGA
- the LOC127782781 gene encoding transcription and mRNA export factor ENY2 isoform X1 has product MEKEREPRNEAGSKQAGRGGESNPIMRASINRPPTPNREEDPQKELSLREIINVKAVDSPATGDVQSPKKRLVESGEKEKLMELLRERLVECGWRDEMKALCRAYARKKGRNNVTVDDLIHVITPKGRASVPDSVKAELLQRIQSFLMSSSSLR; this is encoded by the exons ATGGAGAAAGAAAGGGAGCCACGAAACGAAGCTGGAAGCAAGCAAgcaggaaggggaggagaatcCAATCCAATCAT GAGGGCGTCGATTAATCGGCCGCCGACCCCGAATCGGGAGGAGGATCCGCAGAAGGAGCTTTCCCTCAGAGAAATCATCAACGTCAAG GCGGTGGACTCTCCGGCTACCGGTGACGTCCAATCACCCAAGAAGAGG TTGGTAGAGAGTGGGGAGAAGGAGAAGCTGATGGAGCTCCTCCGGGAGCGGCTCGTCGAGTGCGGCTGGAGGGACGAGATGAAAGCTCTCTGCAG GGCCTATGCaaggaagaaaggaagaaatAATGTTACAGTAGATGATCTTATTCATGTCATTACTCCAAAAGGAAGAG CATCAGTGCCTGATTCTGTGAAGGCAGAGCTCCTGCAACGCATCCAATCCTTTCTCATGTCTTCTTCCTCACTTCGGTAG
- the LOC127782781 gene encoding transcription and mRNA export factor ENY2 isoform X2, whose product MEKEREPRNEAGSKQAGRGGESNPIMRASINRPPTPNREEDPQKELSLREIINVKLVESGEKEKLMELLRERLVECGWRDEMKALCRAYARKKGRNNVTVDDLIHVITPKGRASVPDSVKAELLQRIQSFLMSSSSLR is encoded by the exons ATGGAGAAAGAAAGGGAGCCACGAAACGAAGCTGGAAGCAAGCAAgcaggaaggggaggagaatcCAATCCAATCAT GAGGGCGTCGATTAATCGGCCGCCGACCCCGAATCGGGAGGAGGATCCGCAGAAGGAGCTTTCCCTCAGAGAAATCATCAACGTCAAG TTGGTAGAGAGTGGGGAGAAGGAGAAGCTGATGGAGCTCCTCCGGGAGCGGCTCGTCGAGTGCGGCTGGAGGGACGAGATGAAAGCTCTCTGCAG GGCCTATGCaaggaagaaaggaagaaatAATGTTACAGTAGATGATCTTATTCATGTCATTACTCCAAAAGGAAGAG CATCAGTGCCTGATTCTGTGAAGGCAGAGCTCCTGCAACGCATCCAATCCTTTCTCATGTCTTCTTCCTCACTTCGGTAG
- the LOC127762162 gene encoding uncharacterized protein LOC127762162 has product MPPPAGLLPWPAPSAARLAAPTRTRPPPRTRVRPPPPPAPPPPPPPRLEPVVVVAPSTTTVTATLPPIITPTLSPSTSTCLECVHFNSCSGCTHEVDLDKPPVLQEVENFFKGHGVGDFTFSRGRLREWRCRAKLAIRGTPENPLIGLYQEGTHAVADIPECRAHHPSINATVKLLRQAISELNIEPFDEDASTGELRYVQMAVTTYNTSIPVAKRYEQGRVQVSLVWNSRDERSKNAEKLSLLSEFLWRNGGPRSNVHLIHSIWANFQTSTSNIIFGHKWRHLIGENDLWERYGGVDISLDPYSFGQANTLSFNALLHTLHKYVPRGSTVVDLYSGAGVIGLSLAASKKCRSVKCVEINKLSKMSFEKSASRLPPNLGCTITWHNTDASVEPVHWLEGSSVVIVDPPRKGLHPSVICALQKVALSERKAYKAKSTLTKVKDEKRPWILRAREAAVQVDSTPLEGSSETWPETLIYISCGWDSFKKDCKSLMSSKAWHLQNAHAFNFFPGTDSIEVLAIFKRESEAVQKKKKKAKKKKAK; this is encoded by the exons atgCCTCCACCGGCGGGGCTGCTCCCCTGGccggcgccgtccgccgcgcgcCTGGCCGCCCCGACCCGgacgcgccctcctcctcgcactCGCGTTCGCCCTCCACCCCCTcccgctcctcccccgccgccaccgcctcggctcgagcccgtcgtcgtcgtcgcgccgaGCACAACCACGGTCACCGCGACGCTGCCTCCCATTATCACCCCCACCTtgtccccctccacctccacgtgCCTCGAATGCGTCCACTTCAACTC GTGTTCGGGTTGCACGCACGAGGTGGATCTGGACAAGCCGCCGGTGCTGCAGGAGGTGGAGAATTTCTTCAAGGGTCACGGAGTTGGAGATTTCACCTTCAGCAGAGGCAGGCTG AGGGAGTGGCGGTGCCGTGCAAAGCTAGCTATACGTGGAACACCAGAGAACCCGTTGATTGGCCTATATCAGGAAGGGACACACGCTGTTGCAGATATTCCAGAGTGCAGAG CTCATCACCCAAGCATCAATGCTACTGTCAAGCTTCTAAGACAAG CTATATCTGAGTTGAATATTGAGCCATTTGATGAGGATGCGAGTACCGGCGAACTGAGATATGTGCAG ATGGCTGTGACAACGTATAACACATCTATTCCAGTTGCTAAAAGATATGAGCAAG GAAGAGTTCAAGTTTCGTTGGTTTGGAATTCAAGGGATGAGCGATCCAAAAATGCAGAGAAGTTGAGCTTGTTGTCAGAA TTCTTATGGAGAAATGGGGGACCAAGAAGTAATGTTCATCTGATTCACTCTATATGGGCTAATTTTCAGACATCAACCAGCAAT ATAATTTTTGGGCATAAATGGAGACATCTCATTGGGGAGAACGACTTATGGGAGCGTTATGGTGGAGTTGATATTTCTCTGGATCCTTATAGCTTTGGGCAGGCTAATACTTTG TCTTTTAATGCGTTACTGCATACGTTGCACAAATATGTACCACGTGGGTCAACAGTTGTTGACCTGTATTCTGGTGCTGGTGTTATTGGATTATCTCTTGCTGCTTCGAAGAAATGTAG GTCTGTGAAATGTGTTGAGATTAACAAATTGTCAAAAATGTCTTTTGAAAAATCAGCAAGCCGACTTCCCCCAAACCTGGGTTGTACCATAACTTGGCACAACACTGATGCTTCAGTT GAACCTGTTCATTGGCTCGAAGGGTCAAGTGTTGTTATTGTGGATCCACCCAGGAAAGGATTGCACCCCTCTGTTATCTGTGCTTTACAGAAAGTTGCTTTGTCCGAACGCAAGGCATATAAGGCGAAAAG TACACTTACAAAGGTCAAAGATGAGAAGAGGCCATGGATCCTAAGAGCAAGAGAGGCAGCTGTTCAGGTTGATAGTACACCATTGGAAGGAAGTAGTGAAACGTGGCCAGAAACTCTTATATACATTAGCTGCGGATGGGACAGTTTTAAGAAG GACTGCAAAAGCTTGATGTCCAGTAAGGCTTGGCATTTGCAGAATGCTCATGCTTTTAATTTCTTCCCTGGCACTGATAG CATCGAAGTGCTGGCAATCTTCAAACGAGAATCGGAAGCagttcaaaagaaaaagaagaaagctaAGAAGAAGAAAGCCAAGTAG
- the LOC127762141 gene encoding dynamin-related protein 3B-like isoform X1 yields the protein MEDGIYSSSAPPSTAAATAAAAAAAVGSSVIPIVNKLQDIFSQLGSSSTIDLPQVAVVGSQSSGKSSVLEALVGRDFLPRGSDICTRRPLVLQLVHQPRRPADAEADEWGEFLHLPGRRFYDFREIRREIQAETDREAGGNKGVSDKQIRLKIYSPNVLNITLVDLPGITKVPVGDQPTDIEARIRTMILSYIKHKTCIILAVSPANADLSNSDALQIARNADPDGSRTIGVITKLDIMDRGTDARNFLLGNVIPLRLGYVGVVNRSQQDIKSDLSIKEALAREESFFRNHPAYNGLAQYCGIPQLAKKLNQILVQHIKTVLPGLKSRISSQLTTTAKELSFYGDPVESKAGQGAKLLNILAKYCEAFSSMVEGKNEDISTIELCGGARIHYIFQSIYVKSLEVRDFVACSITTFSLCCTTSLFYNEVIKLFTQDVDPCEDVTDEDIRMAIQNATGPRSALFVPEVPFEVLVRRQISRLLDPSLQCAGFIYDELVKMSHRCLAVELQQFPLLRRSMDEVIGRFLRDGLKPAQDMIAHIIEMEADYINTSHPNFIGGSKAVEQAQQQVRSSRLAAVARREGVDADKSQASDKTQKPRALLGRTGVNGVVTDHLQGLRPAAEAERPGSSGSGSTSFWGSISIFSSTSDDRTHSSAKDNSSNKSYTASTSHLEHSLSTIQLREPPVVLKPSESQSEQEALEIAITKLLLKSYYNIVRKNVEDFVPKAIMHFLVNHTKRELHNYLITKLYRDDLFADMLREPDEITIKRRQIRDTLKVLQQAYKTLDEIPLEADTVERGYSLDADATGLPRAHGLSSSFQDGSSPYSTPKQPRSRKSSHSGEQLPFNPDASGNGF from the exons ATGGAGGACGGCATCTACtcgtcctccgcgccgccgtcgacggcggcggcgacggcggccgcggcggcggcggcggtggggtcgTCGGTGATCCCGATCGTGAACAAGCTGCAGGACATCTTCTCGCAGCTGGGGAGCAGCTCCACGATCGACCTGCCGCAGGTCGCCGTCGTGGGGAGCCAGAGCAGCGGCAAGTCCAGCGTCCTCGAGGCGCTCGTCGGCCGCGACTTCCTGCCCCGGGGCTCCGACATATGCACGCGGCGACCCCTCGTGCTGCAGCTCGTGCACCagccccgccgccccgccgacgccgaggcggaTGAGTGGGGCGAGTTCCTccacctccccggccgccgcttcTATGACTTCCGCGAAATCCGCCGCGAGATCCAg GCCGAAACAGACAGAGAGGCGGGTGGTAACAAAGGTGTGTCAGATAAGCAGATACGACTGAAGATCTACTCACCAAATGTTCTAAACATTACGTTGGTTGACTTGCCTGGGATAACTAAGGTGCCAGTTGGTGACCAACCAACTGACATTGAGGCCAGAATAAGGACCATGATATTGTCGTATATCAAGCACAAGACATGTATCATCTTGGCTGTTTCGCCAGCAAATGCAGACTTATCGAATTCTGATGCTCTTCAAATTGCTCGAAATGCTGACCCTGATG GTTCTCGAACAATTGGTGTTATAACAAAG CTGGACATAATGGACAGGGGCACAGATGCTCGTAACTTTCTGTTGGGAAATGTGATTCCATTACGACTAGGCTATGTTGGTGTGGTAAACCGCAGTCAACAG GATATCAAATCAGATCTCAGTATCAAGGAAGCTCTGGCGCGCGAAGAAAGTTTCTTCCGTAATCATCCA GCGTATAATGGTCTTGCTCAGTACTGTGGTATACCACAATTAGCAAAGAAGTTAAACCAG ATTTTGGTCCAGCATATAAAGACTGTTCTGCCAGGATTGAAGTCACGTATAAGTTCTCAATTGACAACTACTGCTAAGGAGCTTTCCTTTTATGGTGATCCAGTTGAGTCCAAG GCTGGTCAAGGTGCTAAGCTTTTGAACATTCTGGCAAAGTACTGTGAAG CTTTCTCCTCGATGGTGGAGGGAAAAAATGAGGACATATCAACAATTGAGCTTTGTGGTGGAGCAAGGATCCATTATATTTTTCAATCTATATATGTAAAAAGCTTAGAGGTTCGTGATTTTGTTGCATGTTCAATTACAACCTTTTCATTATGTTGTACCACATCATTATTCTATAATGaagttataaaactttttacaCAGGATGTTGACCCTTGTGAAGATGTTACCGATGAAGACATCCGTATGGCTATACAGAACGCAACTGGTCCTAGGAGTGCTTTGTTCGTACCTGAG GTACCTTTTGAGGTCCTTGTACGCAGGCAGATCAGCAGATTGCTTGATCCAAGCCTTCAGTGTGCAGGTTTCATATACGATGAGCTAGTCAAG ATGAGCCATCGCTGTCTTGCTGTTGAGCTGCAGCAGTTTCCTCTGCTCCGTAGGAGCATGGATGAAGTCATCGGGAGGTTTTTACGGGATGGGCTTAAGCCTGCGCAGGATATGATAGCACATATCATTGAGATGGAG GCGGATTACATAAACACATCTCATCCAAATTTCATCGGCGGCAGCAAGGCTGTTGAGCAAGCACAGCAGCAAGTTAGGTCTTCTAGACTGGCAGCTGTGGCTAGAAGA GAGGGAGTAGATGCTGATAAGTCACAAGCTTCTGATAAAACTCAAAAGCCGCGTGCGCTTTTGGGTAGAACTGGTGTAAATGGAGTAGTCACAGATCATCTCCAG GGTTTACGGCCTGCTGCTGAGGCTGAGAGGCCAGGATCTTCAG GTAGTGGAAGCACATCTTTCTGGGGATCAATATCAATATTTTCTTCTACTAGTGATGATCGTACACATTCTTCTGCAAAAGACAACTCATCGAACAAATCTTATACAGCTTCTACTTCCCACCTGGAGCATTCACTCTCTACGATACAGTTGAGAGAG CCACCAGTTGTCTTGAAACCTTCAGAAAGCCAGTCTGAGCAGGAGGCGCTTGAAATAGCAATAACTAAGTTGCTACTGAAGTCATATTACAATATAGTGCGGAAAAATGTTGAGGACTTCGTTCCAAAGGCAATCATGCATTTTCTG GTTAACCACACAAAACGGGAGCTGCATAATTACCTTATAACTAAGCTTTATAG AGACGACCTCTTTGCGGACATGCTCAGAGAACCCGATGAAATAACCATAAAGAGGAGGCAAATACGTGACACCCTCAAGGTCCTTCAGCAAGCATACAAG ACTTTGGATGAGATACCACTTGAAGCGGACACAGTTGAGAGAGGCTATTCCCTGGATGCCGATGCAACAGGTCTACCAAGGGCTCATGGGCTTTCTTCATCCTTCCAAGATGGAAGCTCGCCATATTCGACCCCAAAGCAACCAAGGTCAAGGAAATCTAGCCACTCAGGGGAGCAGCTGCCATTCAATCCCGATGCAAGCGGTAACGGATTTTGA
- the LOC127762141 gene encoding dynamin-related protein 3A-like isoform X3: MEDGIYSSSAPPSTAAATAAAAAAAVGSSVIPIVNKLQDIFSQLGSSSTIDLPQVAVVGSQSSGKSSVLEALVGRDFLPRGSDICTRRPLVLQLVHQPRRPADAEADEWGEFLHLPGRRFYDFREIRREIQAETDREAGGNKGVSDKQIRLKIYSPNVLNITLVDLPGITKVPVGDQPTDIEARIRTMILSYIKHKTCIILAVSPANADLSNSDALQIARNADPDGSRTIGVITKLDIMDRGTDARNFLLGNVIPLRLGYVGVVNRSQQDIKSDLSIKEALAREESFFRNHPAYNGLAQYCGIPQLAKKLNQILVQHIKTVLPGLKSRISSQLTTTAKELSFYGDPVESKAGQGAKLLNILAKYCEAFSSMVEGKNEDISTIELCGGARIHYIFQSIYVKSLEDVDPCEDVTDEDIRMAIQNATGPRSALFVPEVPFEVLVRRQISRLLDPSLQCAGFIYDELVKMSHRCLAVELQQFPLLRRSMDEVIGRFLRDGLKPAQDMIAHIIEMEADYINTSHPNFIGGSKAVEQAQQQVRSSRLAAVARREGVDADKSQASDKTQKPRALLGRTGVNGVVTDHLQGLRPAAEAERPGSSASTSHLEHSLSTIQLREPPVVLKPSESQSEQEALEIAITKLLLKSYYNIVRKNVEDFVPKAIMHFLVNHTKRELHNYLITKLYRDDLFADMLREPDEITIKRRQIRDTLKVLQQAYKTLDEIPLEADTVERGYSLDADATGLPRAHGLSSSFQDGSSPYSTPKQPRSRKSSHSGEQLPFNPDASGNGF; the protein is encoded by the exons ATGGAGGACGGCATCTACtcgtcctccgcgccgccgtcgacggcggcggcgacggcggccgcggcggcggcggcggtggggtcgTCGGTGATCCCGATCGTGAACAAGCTGCAGGACATCTTCTCGCAGCTGGGGAGCAGCTCCACGATCGACCTGCCGCAGGTCGCCGTCGTGGGGAGCCAGAGCAGCGGCAAGTCCAGCGTCCTCGAGGCGCTCGTCGGCCGCGACTTCCTGCCCCGGGGCTCCGACATATGCACGCGGCGACCCCTCGTGCTGCAGCTCGTGCACCagccccgccgccccgccgacgccgaggcggaTGAGTGGGGCGAGTTCCTccacctccccggccgccgcttcTATGACTTCCGCGAAATCCGCCGCGAGATCCAg GCCGAAACAGACAGAGAGGCGGGTGGTAACAAAGGTGTGTCAGATAAGCAGATACGACTGAAGATCTACTCACCAAATGTTCTAAACATTACGTTGGTTGACTTGCCTGGGATAACTAAGGTGCCAGTTGGTGACCAACCAACTGACATTGAGGCCAGAATAAGGACCATGATATTGTCGTATATCAAGCACAAGACATGTATCATCTTGGCTGTTTCGCCAGCAAATGCAGACTTATCGAATTCTGATGCTCTTCAAATTGCTCGAAATGCTGACCCTGATG GTTCTCGAACAATTGGTGTTATAACAAAG CTGGACATAATGGACAGGGGCACAGATGCTCGTAACTTTCTGTTGGGAAATGTGATTCCATTACGACTAGGCTATGTTGGTGTGGTAAACCGCAGTCAACAG GATATCAAATCAGATCTCAGTATCAAGGAAGCTCTGGCGCGCGAAGAAAGTTTCTTCCGTAATCATCCA GCGTATAATGGTCTTGCTCAGTACTGTGGTATACCACAATTAGCAAAGAAGTTAAACCAG ATTTTGGTCCAGCATATAAAGACTGTTCTGCCAGGATTGAAGTCACGTATAAGTTCTCAATTGACAACTACTGCTAAGGAGCTTTCCTTTTATGGTGATCCAGTTGAGTCCAAG GCTGGTCAAGGTGCTAAGCTTTTGAACATTCTGGCAAAGTACTGTGAAG CTTTCTCCTCGATGGTGGAGGGAAAAAATGAGGACATATCAACAATTGAGCTTTGTGGTGGAGCAAGGATCCATTATATTTTTCAATCTATATATGTAAAAAGCTTAGAG GATGTTGACCCTTGTGAAGATGTTACCGATGAAGACATCCGTATGGCTATACAGAACGCAACTGGTCCTAGGAGTGCTTTGTTCGTACCTGAG GTACCTTTTGAGGTCCTTGTACGCAGGCAGATCAGCAGATTGCTTGATCCAAGCCTTCAGTGTGCAGGTTTCATATACGATGAGCTAGTCAAG ATGAGCCATCGCTGTCTTGCTGTTGAGCTGCAGCAGTTTCCTCTGCTCCGTAGGAGCATGGATGAAGTCATCGGGAGGTTTTTACGGGATGGGCTTAAGCCTGCGCAGGATATGATAGCACATATCATTGAGATGGAG GCGGATTACATAAACACATCTCATCCAAATTTCATCGGCGGCAGCAAGGCTGTTGAGCAAGCACAGCAGCAAGTTAGGTCTTCTAGACTGGCAGCTGTGGCTAGAAGA GAGGGAGTAGATGCTGATAAGTCACAAGCTTCTGATAAAACTCAAAAGCCGCGTGCGCTTTTGGGTAGAACTGGTGTAAATGGAGTAGTCACAGATCATCTCCAG GGTTTACGGCCTGCTGCTGAGGCTGAGAGGCCAGGATCTTCAG CTTCTACTTCCCACCTGGAGCATTCACTCTCTACGATACAGTTGAGAGAG CCACCAGTTGTCTTGAAACCTTCAGAAAGCCAGTCTGAGCAGGAGGCGCTTGAAATAGCAATAACTAAGTTGCTACTGAAGTCATATTACAATATAGTGCGGAAAAATGTTGAGGACTTCGTTCCAAAGGCAATCATGCATTTTCTG GTTAACCACACAAAACGGGAGCTGCATAATTACCTTATAACTAAGCTTTATAG AGACGACCTCTTTGCGGACATGCTCAGAGAACCCGATGAAATAACCATAAAGAGGAGGCAAATACGTGACACCCTCAAGGTCCTTCAGCAAGCATACAAG ACTTTGGATGAGATACCACTTGAAGCGGACACAGTTGAGAGAGGCTATTCCCTGGATGCCGATGCAACAGGTCTACCAAGGGCTCATGGGCTTTCTTCATCCTTCCAAGATGGAAGCTCGCCATATTCGACCCCAAAGCAACCAAGGTCAAGGAAATCTAGCCACTCAGGGGAGCAGCTGCCATTCAATCCCGATGCAAGCGGTAACGGATTTTGA
- the LOC127762141 gene encoding dynamin-related protein 3B-like isoform X2 — MEDGIYSSSAPPSTAAATAAAAAAAVGSSVIPIVNKLQDIFSQLGSSSTIDLPQVAVVGSQSSGKSSVLEALVGRDFLPRGSDICTRRPLVLQLVHQPRRPADAEADEWGEFLHLPGRRFYDFREIRREIQAETDREAGGNKGVSDKQIRLKIYSPNVLNITLVDLPGITKVPVGDQPTDIEARIRTMILSYIKHKTCIILAVSPANADLSNSDALQIARNADPDGSRTIGVITKLDIMDRGTDARNFLLGNVIPLRLGYVGVVNRSQQDIKSDLSIKEALAREESFFRNHPAYNGLAQYCGIPQLAKKLNQILVQHIKTVLPGLKSRISSQLTTTAKELSFYGDPVESKAGQGAKLLNILAKYCEAFSSMVEGKNEDISTIELCGGARIHYIFQSIYVKSLEDVDPCEDVTDEDIRMAIQNATGPRSALFVPEVPFEVLVRRQISRLLDPSLQCAGFIYDELVKMSHRCLAVELQQFPLLRRSMDEVIGRFLRDGLKPAQDMIAHIIEMEADYINTSHPNFIGGSKAVEQAQQQVRSSRLAAVARREGVDADKSQASDKTQKPRALLGRTGVNGVVTDHLQGLRPAAEAERPGSSGSGSTSFWGSISIFSSTSDDRTHSSAKDNSSNKSYTASTSHLEHSLSTIQLREPPVVLKPSESQSEQEALEIAITKLLLKSYYNIVRKNVEDFVPKAIMHFLVNHTKRELHNYLITKLYRDDLFADMLREPDEITIKRRQIRDTLKVLQQAYKTLDEIPLEADTVERGYSLDADATGLPRAHGLSSSFQDGSSPYSTPKQPRSRKSSHSGEQLPFNPDASGNGF; from the exons ATGGAGGACGGCATCTACtcgtcctccgcgccgccgtcgacggcggcggcgacggcggccgcggcggcggcggcggtggggtcgTCGGTGATCCCGATCGTGAACAAGCTGCAGGACATCTTCTCGCAGCTGGGGAGCAGCTCCACGATCGACCTGCCGCAGGTCGCCGTCGTGGGGAGCCAGAGCAGCGGCAAGTCCAGCGTCCTCGAGGCGCTCGTCGGCCGCGACTTCCTGCCCCGGGGCTCCGACATATGCACGCGGCGACCCCTCGTGCTGCAGCTCGTGCACCagccccgccgccccgccgacgccgaggcggaTGAGTGGGGCGAGTTCCTccacctccccggccgccgcttcTATGACTTCCGCGAAATCCGCCGCGAGATCCAg GCCGAAACAGACAGAGAGGCGGGTGGTAACAAAGGTGTGTCAGATAAGCAGATACGACTGAAGATCTACTCACCAAATGTTCTAAACATTACGTTGGTTGACTTGCCTGGGATAACTAAGGTGCCAGTTGGTGACCAACCAACTGACATTGAGGCCAGAATAAGGACCATGATATTGTCGTATATCAAGCACAAGACATGTATCATCTTGGCTGTTTCGCCAGCAAATGCAGACTTATCGAATTCTGATGCTCTTCAAATTGCTCGAAATGCTGACCCTGATG GTTCTCGAACAATTGGTGTTATAACAAAG CTGGACATAATGGACAGGGGCACAGATGCTCGTAACTTTCTGTTGGGAAATGTGATTCCATTACGACTAGGCTATGTTGGTGTGGTAAACCGCAGTCAACAG GATATCAAATCAGATCTCAGTATCAAGGAAGCTCTGGCGCGCGAAGAAAGTTTCTTCCGTAATCATCCA GCGTATAATGGTCTTGCTCAGTACTGTGGTATACCACAATTAGCAAAGAAGTTAAACCAG ATTTTGGTCCAGCATATAAAGACTGTTCTGCCAGGATTGAAGTCACGTATAAGTTCTCAATTGACAACTACTGCTAAGGAGCTTTCCTTTTATGGTGATCCAGTTGAGTCCAAG GCTGGTCAAGGTGCTAAGCTTTTGAACATTCTGGCAAAGTACTGTGAAG CTTTCTCCTCGATGGTGGAGGGAAAAAATGAGGACATATCAACAATTGAGCTTTGTGGTGGAGCAAGGATCCATTATATTTTTCAATCTATATATGTAAAAAGCTTAGAG GATGTTGACCCTTGTGAAGATGTTACCGATGAAGACATCCGTATGGCTATACAGAACGCAACTGGTCCTAGGAGTGCTTTGTTCGTACCTGAG GTACCTTTTGAGGTCCTTGTACGCAGGCAGATCAGCAGATTGCTTGATCCAAGCCTTCAGTGTGCAGGTTTCATATACGATGAGCTAGTCAAG ATGAGCCATCGCTGTCTTGCTGTTGAGCTGCAGCAGTTTCCTCTGCTCCGTAGGAGCATGGATGAAGTCATCGGGAGGTTTTTACGGGATGGGCTTAAGCCTGCGCAGGATATGATAGCACATATCATTGAGATGGAG GCGGATTACATAAACACATCTCATCCAAATTTCATCGGCGGCAGCAAGGCTGTTGAGCAAGCACAGCAGCAAGTTAGGTCTTCTAGACTGGCAGCTGTGGCTAGAAGA GAGGGAGTAGATGCTGATAAGTCACAAGCTTCTGATAAAACTCAAAAGCCGCGTGCGCTTTTGGGTAGAACTGGTGTAAATGGAGTAGTCACAGATCATCTCCAG GGTTTACGGCCTGCTGCTGAGGCTGAGAGGCCAGGATCTTCAG GTAGTGGAAGCACATCTTTCTGGGGATCAATATCAATATTTTCTTCTACTAGTGATGATCGTACACATTCTTCTGCAAAAGACAACTCATCGAACAAATCTTATACAGCTTCTACTTCCCACCTGGAGCATTCACTCTCTACGATACAGTTGAGAGAG CCACCAGTTGTCTTGAAACCTTCAGAAAGCCAGTCTGAGCAGGAGGCGCTTGAAATAGCAATAACTAAGTTGCTACTGAAGTCATATTACAATATAGTGCGGAAAAATGTTGAGGACTTCGTTCCAAAGGCAATCATGCATTTTCTG GTTAACCACACAAAACGGGAGCTGCATAATTACCTTATAACTAAGCTTTATAG AGACGACCTCTTTGCGGACATGCTCAGAGAACCCGATGAAATAACCATAAAGAGGAGGCAAATACGTGACACCCTCAAGGTCCTTCAGCAAGCATACAAG ACTTTGGATGAGATACCACTTGAAGCGGACACAGTTGAGAGAGGCTATTCCCTGGATGCCGATGCAACAGGTCTACCAAGGGCTCATGGGCTTTCTTCATCCTTCCAAGATGGAAGCTCGCCATATTCGACCCCAAAGCAACCAAGGTCAAGGAAATCTAGCCACTCAGGGGAGCAGCTGCCATTCAATCCCGATGCAAGCGGTAACGGATTTTGA